The following coding sequences are from one Nicotiana tabacum cultivar K326 chromosome 1, ASM71507v2, whole genome shotgun sequence window:
- the LOC107832274 gene encoding uncharacterized protein LOC107832274 isoform X1, with product MASSCPNPHAKFSFESRPKLLKDFLQDDISFQSQSQKAYKSTSQRFFNKNSSQLHRSRSSRAASATISAIHKVINIVKFLPFAYVKSPSILPRSISRKLSRRNHKETENYIMNHEVSVTVKVKVKDILRWKSSKDLVEEKSTPLDYAYSPFRCDGDFTAENLSSWCGESDECYDKKNLLEEGVGRYCARETRGIKLDPEEHYENEQHSPVSVLESPFREDQDEYVSYHRTLVDIDSKFRSPSTLNDLASIQGQLDKVFNLFVVGRKCMLRERIQAFESLEEGNTSYNEEDEEEQEQEMHEIEEKAKKLLCYFKETENLWTEDCETNVDDELLLDFFWHELIQNNVDESEMLMREAKCLNNGEYNDEFEWEIEDKREVYIRDMQRLGRWNYKFEEEKEELALDLEFEVLNDLVHEVLADFFCS from the exons ATGGCTTCTTCATGTCCTAATCCACATGCAAAGTTTTCATTCGAGAGTCGACCAAAGTTGCTTAAAGATTTCCTCCAAGACGATATTAgttttcaatcacaatctcaaaaAGCATATAAATCCACAAGTCAAAgattttttaacaaaaattcatcTCAACTACATAGAAGTCGATCATCTAGAGCTGCTTCAGCTACTATATCCGCCATTCACAAGGTCATTAACATTGTTAAGTTCTTGCCATTTGCCTATGTTAAATCCCCGTCCATTTTACCTAGAAGCATTTCGAGAAAACTGtcaagaagaaatcacaaagagACTGAAAACTATATTATGAACCATGAGGTCTCAGTTACAGTTAAAGTCAAAGTCAAAGATATCTTACGGTGGAAATCATCTAAGGACCTAGTGGAGGAGAAATCTACACCGTTAGATTATGCTTATTCACCCTTTAGGTGTGACGGTGATTTTACTGCTGAGAATTTATCTTCTTGGTGTGGTGAAAGTGATGAATGCTATGATAAAAAGAATTTACTTGAAGAAGGTGTCGGTCGTTACTGCGCCAGAGAGACAAGAGGAATCAAATTGGACCCCGAG GAACACTATGAGAACGAGCAGCACAGTCCAGTCTCAGTTCTTGAATCTCCATTTCGTGAAGATCAGGACGAATACGTTTCTTACCATAGGACCCTCGTTGATATTGATAGTAAGTTTCGATCTCCAAGTACACTCAACGATTTAGCTTCTATACAAGGACAGCTGGACAAAGTATTTAACTTATTTGTAGTAG GAAGAAAGTGCATGCTCCGGGAAAGAATTCAAGCGTTTGAGAGTCTAGAAGAAGGAAACACTAGCTATAacgaggaggatgaagaagaacaagaacaagAAATGCATGAGATTgaagaaaaggcaaagaaattattatgctatttcaaagaAACTGAAAACTTGTGGACGGAAGATTGTGAGACAAATGTGGATGATGAGCTTTTGTTGGATTTCTTTTGGCATGAACTGATTCAAAACAATGTTGATGAAAGTGAAATGTTAATGAGAGAAGCTAAATGTTTGAACAATGGAGAGTACAATGATGAATTTGAGTGGGAGATAGAGGACAAAAGGGAGGTCTATATAAGGGATATGCAAAGACTAGGGAGATGGAATTACAAGTTTGAAGAGGAGAAAGAAGAGTTGGCATTAGACTTGGAGTTTGAGGTTCTTAATGATTTGGTCCACGAGGTCTTGGCAGATTTTTTTTGCTCTTAA
- the LOC107832274 gene encoding uncharacterized protein LOC107832274 isoform X2, with product MASSCPNPHAKFSFESRPKLLKDFLQDDISFQSQSQKAYKSTSQRFFNKNSSQLHRSRSSRAASATISAIHKVINIVKFLPFAYVKSPSILPRSISRKLSRRNHKETENYIMNHEVSVTVKVKVKDILRWKSSKDLVEEKSTPLDYAYSPFRCDGDFTAENLSSWCGESDECYDKKNLLEEGVGRYCARETRGIKLDPEEHYENEQHSPVSVLESPFREDQDEYVSYHRTLVDIDRRKCMLRERIQAFESLEEGNTSYNEEDEEEQEQEMHEIEEKAKKLLCYFKETENLWTEDCETNVDDELLLDFFWHELIQNNVDESEMLMREAKCLNNGEYNDEFEWEIEDKREVYIRDMQRLGRWNYKFEEEKEELALDLEFEVLNDLVHEVLADFFCS from the exons ATGGCTTCTTCATGTCCTAATCCACATGCAAAGTTTTCATTCGAGAGTCGACCAAAGTTGCTTAAAGATTTCCTCCAAGACGATATTAgttttcaatcacaatctcaaaaAGCATATAAATCCACAAGTCAAAgattttttaacaaaaattcatcTCAACTACATAGAAGTCGATCATCTAGAGCTGCTTCAGCTACTATATCCGCCATTCACAAGGTCATTAACATTGTTAAGTTCTTGCCATTTGCCTATGTTAAATCCCCGTCCATTTTACCTAGAAGCATTTCGAGAAAACTGtcaagaagaaatcacaaagagACTGAAAACTATATTATGAACCATGAGGTCTCAGTTACAGTTAAAGTCAAAGTCAAAGATATCTTACGGTGGAAATCATCTAAGGACCTAGTGGAGGAGAAATCTACACCGTTAGATTATGCTTATTCACCCTTTAGGTGTGACGGTGATTTTACTGCTGAGAATTTATCTTCTTGGTGTGGTGAAAGTGATGAATGCTATGATAAAAAGAATTTACTTGAAGAAGGTGTCGGTCGTTACTGCGCCAGAGAGACAAGAGGAATCAAATTGGACCCCGAG GAACACTATGAGAACGAGCAGCACAGTCCAGTCTCAGTTCTTGAATCTCCATTTCGTGAAGATCAGGACGAATACGTTTCTTACCATAGGACCCTCGTTGATATTGATA GAAGAAAGTGCATGCTCCGGGAAAGAATTCAAGCGTTTGAGAGTCTAGAAGAAGGAAACACTAGCTATAacgaggaggatgaagaagaacaagaacaagAAATGCATGAGATTgaagaaaaggcaaagaaattattatgctatttcaaagaAACTGAAAACTTGTGGACGGAAGATTGTGAGACAAATGTGGATGATGAGCTTTTGTTGGATTTCTTTTGGCATGAACTGATTCAAAACAATGTTGATGAAAGTGAAATGTTAATGAGAGAAGCTAAATGTTTGAACAATGGAGAGTACAATGATGAATTTGAGTGGGAGATAGAGGACAAAAGGGAGGTCTATATAAGGGATATGCAAAGACTAGGGAGATGGAATTACAAGTTTGAAGAGGAGAAAGAAGAGTTGGCATTAGACTTGGAGTTTGAGGTTCTTAATGATTTGGTCCACGAGGTCTTGGCAGATTTTTTTTGCTCTTAA